A DNA window from Undibacterium sp. YM2 contains the following coding sequences:
- a CDS encoding CPCC family cysteine-rich protein, whose amino-acid sequence MTRDEAIDLLVLRDLARLSTKEREALLLDWWSIDAGDSGYAELTDLLKEKITCCDEPDDPDNAIYDFLLKIALRHTYLGVVNSYLEAQTALHGSKVVIEGRVEKLMACPCCGYRSLDVNGEYEICRVCFWEDDGTCELDQLSSPNRMTLREAQQNFQDIGAVSEEVQRYVLSDGRERYVFERQECET is encoded by the coding sequence ATGACGAGAGATGAAGCAATTGATTTATTAGTGCTACGTGACCTTGCCCGGTTGTCAACCAAGGAGCGAGAGGCCTTGTTGCTGGACTGGTGGTCCATTGACGCAGGTGATTCTGGTTACGCAGAGCTTACGGATCTCTTGAAAGAGAAAATCACCTGTTGTGACGAACCTGACGATCCAGATAATGCAATATATGATTTCCTGCTAAAGATTGCACTTCGTCATACGTATCTGGGCGTGGTCAACTCGTATCTGGAAGCGCAGACTGCACTGCATGGATCGAAAGTTGTGATAGAAGGTCGGGTCGAAAAATTGATGGCCTGTCCCTGTTGTGGGTACCGGAGCCTGGACGTGAATGGGGAATATGAAATTTGTCGTGTGTGCTTTTGGGAAGATGACGGTACATGTGAATTAGATCAGCTTAGCTCGCCGAACCGCATGACTTTACGCGAGGCACAACAGAATTTCCAAGACATTGGTGCCGTCAGTGAAGAGGTTCAACGATATGTCCTTTCTGATGGACGGGAGCGATATGTATTTGAGAGACAGGAATGTGAGACTTAA
- a CDS encoding TetR/AcrR family transcriptional regulator, giving the protein MSLELSPKAAEIVACARTLLAVGGYNSFSYADISASVHISKASIHHHFASKAELVRKLLVLYREESRAGLAAMEQQITEPVAQLRAYTGYWAACIRDGSAPFCVCAMLAAELPAIPAEVADEVRGHFKDLSAWLASVLSKGAAQGVFALKTKPEAEALRFQATVHGAMLSARAYGDPEIFASIIEPLMHQLTTE; this is encoded by the coding sequence ATGAGCTTAGAACTCTCCCCCAAAGCTGCCGAGATCGTCGCTTGCGCGCGCACCCTGCTGGCGGTTGGTGGTTATAACAGCTTTAGCTATGCTGACATTTCTGCCTCTGTACATATCAGCAAGGCCAGTATTCACCATCACTTCGCCAGCAAGGCTGAACTGGTGCGCAAGTTGCTGGTGCTGTATCGCGAAGAAAGCCGGGCTGGCCTGGCGGCGATGGAGCAGCAGATTACTGAACCGGTGGCACAGCTCAGGGCCTACACCGGGTACTGGGCCGCGTGTATCCGCGATGGCAGTGCGCCTTTTTGCGTCTGCGCCATGCTGGCGGCGGAGTTACCGGCCATCCCTGCTGAGGTTGCAGATGAGGTTCGTGGTCATTTCAAGGATTTGTCGGCATGGCTGGCCTCTGTGTTGAGCAAGGGCGCGGCACAGGGAGTCTTTGCCCTGAAAACAAAGCCCGAAGCAGAGGCATTGCGCTTCCAGGCGACGGTGCATGGGGCAATGCTGTCTGCCCGTGCCTATGGCGACCCGGAGATTTTTGCCAGCATTATTGAGCCGCTGATGCATCAATTGACTACTGAATAA
- a CDS encoding IS110 family transposase — protein sequence MQSPLCIGVDVAKSEVVIACSESSFPVRAVPNELAALKKFLKQLPPGSSIAMEATGTYHQMLADLAFQMGLHVYVLNPKDTRHYAKGVGARAKTDNVDAMLIARYLAHEIKELRRYEPATPEQRTMDELLKRRAKIVSLKTALRLTCDGAPSLKVKSARLLDSFTELLKQIDQDIARLNKDIPKRDEQVCRLQSIAGVGLLTSSWLANLFDRVRFTNSDAVVAFVGMDPRPCDSGQKRGRRRLSKRGPAEGRRLLFNAGMAAAKSKVWAPVYQHYRQLGWPSTATIMIIARKILRIAFSLIKNGVDFNSDLISIKT from the coding sequence ATGCAATCCCCGTTATGCATAGGTGTTGATGTGGCGAAATCTGAGGTCGTTATCGCCTGCTCTGAAAGCAGTTTCCCAGTGCGTGCTGTTCCTAATGAATTAGCTGCTTTAAAGAAATTCCTGAAACAACTGCCACCTGGCTCGTCTATTGCGATGGAAGCAACTGGCACCTATCACCAGATGCTGGCCGACCTGGCTTTCCAGATGGGCCTGCATGTTTATGTGCTCAATCCTAAAGATACCCGTCATTATGCGAAAGGGGTTGGGGCGCGAGCCAAGACTGACAACGTCGATGCCATGCTCATTGCACGTTATCTGGCCCATGAAATCAAGGAACTGCGTCGCTATGAACCAGCTACGCCGGAGCAACGCACGATGGATGAACTGCTTAAACGCCGGGCTAAAATTGTTTCTCTAAAGACGGCTTTGCGTCTGACCTGTGATGGAGCACCATCACTGAAAGTGAAGTCAGCCAGGCTTTTAGACAGCTTCACAGAATTACTCAAGCAAATCGATCAGGACATTGCCAGATTGAATAAGGATATTCCCAAGCGTGATGAACAAGTCTGCCGCTTGCAATCCATTGCAGGAGTCGGACTATTAACGAGTTCCTGGCTGGCCAATCTGTTTGACCGCGTTCGCTTCACAAACAGTGATGCTGTCGTTGCATTTGTCGGTATGGACCCACGTCCGTGTGACTCTGGCCAAAAGCGTGGACGCAGGAGGTTGTCCAAGCGAGGCCCTGCTGAAGGGCGCCGCTTGCTATTTAACGCTGGTATGGCGGCAGCAAAATCAAAGGTATGGGCACCTGTGTACCAACATTACCGTCAGCTTGGCTGGCCATCAACGGCCACCATTATGATCATCGCACGTAAAATACTGCGGATTGCTTTTAGCTTGATCAAGAACGGCGTTGATTTTAATTCTGATCTCATCTCGATAAAAACTTGA
- a CDS encoding tyrosinase family protein, with the protein MTFERKDVSKLGSDWSDTLVWYAKAVGKLQERPLASRTSWRFLAAMHGFNEVLWSAHGYYSSGETLPSDSDKARFWDQCQHQSWYFLPWHRGYLASFEAIVRSAVVELGGPADWALPYWNYFDPNSRSVPPAFLQKTMPDGSPNHLFVEARYGDGDGNFIVLPEDVSLNALKDHAFIGGNAGGNTGFGGPDTKFNHGKGVNGHLESDPHNTVHGLVGGLADPAHEEDRTTYGLMSIPATAALDPIFWLHHANIDRLWEVWRKRDPQNLDPDQETWLKGPVDRKFIVPDADGEGITFTASQMLDTTAAPLNYTYQDTSDPLAGSTRKKVRLTDLRLLSDAPMVNFMDIKSAGGQVATELLGANASTIKLAGGVSHTRVTLDKASADKVNNSFDNVKLFSTTPKEPDRVFLNLENIRGKNDAAVFYVYVNVPNGDKPQDHPENKVGVLSLFGVSDASKTDSPHGGAGITQVFEITSIVDNLQLDESQLSDTLQVQFVARNTVKPEHDITVERVSVFRESL; encoded by the coding sequence ATGACATTTGAACGCAAGGACGTATCAAAACTGGGTTCTGACTGGAGCGATACGCTGGTCTGGTATGCAAAAGCAGTGGGCAAGCTGCAGGAAAGGCCGCTGGCATCGCGCACCAGCTGGCGTTTTCTGGCGGCCATGCATGGCTTTAATGAAGTACTCTGGTCGGCCCATGGCTATTACAGCAGTGGCGAGACCTTGCCCTCAGACAGCGACAAGGCCAGGTTCTGGGACCAGTGCCAGCATCAGAGCTGGTATTTTTTGCCCTGGCACCGTGGTTACCTCGCATCATTTGAAGCCATCGTGCGCAGTGCCGTGGTTGAGCTTGGTGGCCCGGCAGACTGGGCGCTGCCTTACTGGAATTATTTTGATCCCAATTCACGCTCTGTGCCACCGGCTTTCCTGCAAAAGACCATGCCTGATGGTTCGCCCAATCATTTGTTTGTCGAAGCCCGCTATGGCGATGGCGACGGCAACTTCATCGTGCTTCCTGAAGACGTCTCGCTGAATGCCCTGAAAGACCATGCCTTCATCGGCGGCAACGCCGGTGGCAATACCGGTTTTGGTGGGCCAGACACCAAATTCAATCACGGCAAGGGCGTTAACGGCCATCTCGAATCTGACCCGCACAATACCGTGCATGGCCTGGTTGGCGGCCTGGCCGACCCTGCACATGAAGAAGACCGCACGACCTATGGCCTGATGTCCATTCCCGCCACCGCCGCGCTTGACCCCATCTTCTGGTTGCACCACGCGAATATAGACCGCCTGTGGGAAGTCTGGCGCAAGCGCGACCCACAAAATCTGGACCCCGACCAGGAAACCTGGCTCAAAGGCCCGGTTGACCGCAAGTTCATCGTGCCTGACGCCGATGGCGAAGGCATCACTTTCACCGCTTCGCAAATGCTTGATACCACGGCAGCGCCATTGAACTACACTTATCAGGACACCAGCGACCCGCTGGCTGGCAGCACGCGCAAAAAAGTCAGGCTGACAGACTTGCGTCTCCTGAGCGATGCGCCTATGGTAAATTTTATGGATATCAAATCCGCAGGAGGCCAGGTGGCGACAGAATTATTGGGTGCCAATGCCAGCACCATCAAACTGGCTGGCGGCGTTTCACACACCAGGGTGACGCTGGACAAAGCCAGCGCTGACAAAGTCAATAACAGCTTCGACAACGTCAAACTGTTCAGCACCACGCCCAAGGAACCAGACCGCGTCTTTTTGAACCTCGAAAACATACGCGGTAAAAATGATGCAGCCGTCTTCTACGTCTATGTGAATGTGCCCAATGGTGACAAGCCACAAGACCATCCTGAAAACAAGGTTGGCGTGCTGTCGTTGTTTGGTGTGTCCGACGCCAGCAAGACAGACAGCCCGCATGGTGGTGCAGGCATCACCCAGGTGTTTGAAATCACCAGCATCGTCGATAACCTGCAGCTCGATGAAAGCCAGCTCAGCGATACCCTGCAAGTGCAATTCGTAGCACGCAATACCGTCAAGCCTGAGCACGACATCACGGTAGAACGCGTAAGCGTGTTCCGCGAAAGCCTGTAG
- a CDS encoding SMI1/KNR4 family protein: MKNILEKASTLAQAANIELPSILQALYRDGMTSYGKDRADWQANWEHYLLEAPPALASSYDLEWLDAEAIAETINGWLHPQSQNGRSFFPFAQSGAGDVFCLTAHEDEHEGECIVVYIWHDSDAHTIEAFSFADFIYSRLIKAMTDMSHLLDDLSSADNARLCLLADIRRMTAYLPADDATRLQAYLERPVIEVEVSYGRHIERVPCLITDEDYKLLMQGKRASERWPVNIVDRWDVQSV, encoded by the coding sequence ATGAAAAATATATTGGAAAAAGCCTCCACACTCGCCCAGGCAGCCAACATAGAATTGCCGTCCATTTTGCAGGCACTGTATCGTGATGGCATGACCAGTTATGGCAAAGACAGGGCAGACTGGCAAGCCAACTGGGAACACTACCTGCTGGAGGCACCGCCCGCGCTGGCCAGCAGCTATGATCTTGAATGGCTGGATGCGGAAGCGATTGCAGAAACCATCAATGGCTGGCTGCATCCACAAAGCCAGAACGGCCGCAGCTTTTTCCCTTTTGCCCAGTCTGGCGCAGGTGATGTTTTTTGCCTGACCGCACATGAAGATGAGCATGAAGGTGAATGCATCGTGGTCTATATCTGGCATGACTCAGACGCGCATACGATAGAGGCATTTTCATTTGCTGATTTTATTTATTCCAGGCTGATCAAGGCGATGACAGACATGAGTCATTTGCTGGATGACTTATCCAGTGCCGACAATGCCAGGCTATGCCTGCTGGCCGATATACGCAGGATGACGGCTTACTTGCCCGCTGACGATGCGACGCGTTTGCAGGCTTATCTTGAACGCCCGGTGATCGAAGTTGAAGTGAGCTATGGTCGCCACATAGAGCGCGTGCCTTGCCTCATCACGGATGAAGACTATAAGCTGTTGATGCAAGGGAAACGCGCAAGCGAGCGCTGGCCGGTCAATATCGTTGACCGGTGGGATGTACAGTCTGTGTAG
- a CDS encoding XdhC family protein: MEDLDTLVLRTALNWHAQGLQVILVTVARTWGSSPRPPGSLMAINGRGETVGSVSGGCIEDDLIHRIREEGVQAVCAGNLPLVLRYGISADQAHRFGLPCGGTVELVLEPVSAHSRLDELLLACEQRRSVERTLDLQTGHAQLQAGQYDGLPRLDDHKLITYLGPQARIIVIGASDLSRYLCQFALSLGFAVIVCDPREEYRASWQLPGVVVSDEMPDDLILRLQPDNRTAVIALTHDPKLDDLALIDALQSNAFYVGAIGSRRNSQQRRERLHIHFDIPESALQSLHGPAGLYIGSKTPAEIALSIMAEIVAIKNGIPQPASTSVVLGKAIYESQPQEEMNASICAI, encoded by the coding sequence ATGGAAGATCTCGATACCCTGGTCTTGCGCACTGCGCTGAACTGGCATGCGCAGGGCTTGCAAGTCATTCTGGTCACGGTGGCGCGCACCTGGGGTTCTTCACCACGCCCACCGGGGTCGCTGATGGCGATCAACGGGCGCGGTGAAACCGTGGGCTCGGTATCGGGTGGCTGTATAGAAGATGATCTTATCCATCGCATCCGGGAAGAAGGCGTGCAGGCAGTATGCGCTGGCAACCTGCCGCTGGTGCTGCGTTATGGCATCTCTGCCGACCAGGCGCACCGCTTTGGCCTGCCCTGCGGCGGCACGGTAGAGCTGGTGCTGGAGCCAGTCTCTGCCCATAGCCGCCTCGATGAATTGTTGCTGGCCTGCGAACAACGCCGCAGCGTTGAGCGCACACTGGATTTGCAGACCGGCCATGCCCAACTGCAGGCAGGCCAGTATGATGGCTTGCCCAGGCTGGATGATCACAAGCTCATCACTTACCTGGGCCCACAGGCCCGCATCATCGTCATCGGTGCCAGTGACCTTTCACGTTACCTGTGCCAGTTTGCACTGAGCCTGGGTTTTGCCGTCATCGTCTGCGACCCGCGTGAAGAATACCGTGCCAGCTGGCAATTGCCGGGTGTCGTCGTCAGCGATGAAATGCCGGACGACCTGATACTGCGCCTGCAACCCGACAACCGCACCGCCGTCATCGCCCTCACGCATGACCCCAAGCTCGATGACCTGGCCCTCATCGATGCCCTGCAATCAAATGCCTTCTACGTAGGTGCCATCGGCTCACGCCGCAACAGCCAGCAAAGACGCGAACGCCTGCATATTCACTTTGATATCCCTGAATCTGCCCTGCAAAGCCTGCATGGGCCAGCGGGCCTGTACATAGGCAGCAAAACCCCGGCAGAAATCGCGCTGTCCATCATGGCAGAAATTGTCGCGATCAAGAATGGCATACCACAGCCAGCCAGCACGTCCGTCGTGCTTGGCAAGGCGATCTATGAAAGCCAGCCGCAAGAAGAGATGAACGCCTCCATCTGCGCTATCTGA
- a CDS encoding DUF2182 domain-containing protein yields MLFATLFAILRAALLSCPRPLLLISLAGWLGLAALQFGVRVPEYCGSLANIDLAYLANIGDRLVFVWHTNSRPTMMANWLLMLLAMMSPLLAQEVSYLWQRSLARRRLRALLLFAIAYLLIWSLAGAFIMLASLVLRLAIGDMRWCFVMLLALALLWQISPAKQYCLNRCHSRPRLAAFGWQADRDSLRYGLQAAFWCGGTCWAWMLAATAAGPAHFPFMLITSAWLLIDRQAPGRLPAWQLPYSLRWYRPA; encoded by the coding sequence GTGCTGTTTGCCACGCTGTTTGCCATCTTGCGCGCGGCCCTGCTGAGCTGCCCCCGCCCCTTGCTGTTGATCAGCCTGGCGGGCTGGCTGGGTCTGGCTGCGCTGCAATTTGGCGTGCGTGTGCCAGAATACTGCGGCAGCCTTGCCAACATAGACCTGGCTTATCTCGCCAATATCGGCGATCGCCTGGTCTTTGTCTGGCACACCAATTCAAGGCCCACCATGATGGCCAACTGGCTGCTCATGCTGCTGGCCATGATGTCACCCTTGCTCGCGCAAGAAGTGAGCTACCTGTGGCAACGCAGCCTCGCACGCCGCCGCCTGCGCGCCTTGCTGCTGTTTGCCATCGCCTATTTACTGATATGGAGTCTGGCAGGTGCATTCATCATGCTGGCCTCACTGGTGTTGCGCCTGGCCATAGGCGACATGCGCTGGTGCTTTGTCATGTTGCTGGCACTTGCCCTGCTATGGCAAATCAGCCCCGCCAAACAATACTGCCTGAACCGCTGCCACAGCCGCCCCCGCCTCGCCGCCTTTGGCTGGCAGGCCGACCGCGACAGCCTGCGCTACGGCCTGCAAGCCGCCTTCTGGTGTGGCGGCACCTGCTGGGCGTGGATGCTGGCCGCCACCGCCGCAGGCCCCGCCCACTTCCCCTTCATGCTGATCACCTCAGCCTGGCTCCTGATAGACCGCCAGGCCCCAGGCCGCCTGCCTGCATGGCAATTGCCCTACAGCCTGCGCTGGTACCGCCCCGCCTGA
- a CDS encoding VF530 family DNA-binding protein, whose amino-acid sequence MNTPAPRSLNGITLEKILEQLVAYYGWEQMGQMIDINCFKSDPSIKSSLKFLRKTPWARSRVEELYLGMPG is encoded by the coding sequence ATGAACACACCAGCCCCCCGCAGCCTCAACGGCATCACCCTCGAAAAAATCCTCGAACAACTCGTCGCTTATTATGGCTGGGAGCAAATGGGACAGATGATAGACATCAACTGCTTCAAGAGCGACCCCAGCATCAAATCCAGTTTGAAGTTTTTGCGCAAGACACCGTGGGCACGGTCCAGGGTGGAGGAGTTGTATTTGGGAATGCCGGGGTGA